A window of Oceanotoga teriensis contains these coding sequences:
- a CDS encoding putative Se/S carrier-like protein, which produces MTELRTTLDINMVILIKNYEIIYVKDLLKNNNIFSKIFPAPKTVLEVCAPVLTASSKDEKIIKNILEENGIIFEIKKLNKDIIWELLKR; this is translated from the coding sequence ATGACAGAATTAAGAACTACTCTCGATATAAATATGGTGATTTTAATAAAAAATTATGAAATAATTTATGTCAAGGATCTTTTAAAAAATAATAATATATTTTCTAAAATATTTCCTGCTCCAAAAACAGTTCTTGAAGTTTGTGCACCAGTTTTAACCGCAAGCAGTAAAGATGAAAAAATAATAAAAAATATTTTGGAAGAAAATGGTATTATATTTGAAATTAAAAAACTAAATAAAGATATTATATGGGAGCTATTAAAAAGATGA
- a CDS encoding RuvX/YqgF family protein: MKIYGIDHGDKRCGISSANEILRISVPKDTVEKENLLNYLQNEKINSSDTLVFGMPLSMSGRYSTQTYNVINEALKIKDILKCKVFLVDERLTSKILFNQVKGKVNSKKVKNKKDQNSSSLILSTYLSNPNSGIELINKEVYKIELKDQNILIYDIAIENLSTECDLFINDPWIFWYYFNKGFKSTNKLEDIKVEYNTIVKNSNIELLNELKAKSIINL; this comes from the coding sequence ATGAAAATTTATGGAATAGATCATGGAGACAAAAGATGTGGTATATCAAGTGCAAATGAAATTTTAAGAATATCAGTTCCTAAAGATACTGTAGAAAAAGAAAATTTATTAAATTATTTACAAAATGAAAAAATAAACTCTTCAGATACTTTAGTTTTTGGTATGCCTTTATCTATGTCTGGTAGATACTCTACCCAAACGTACAATGTTATAAATGAAGCTTTAAAAATCAAAGATATCTTAAAATGTAAAGTCTTCTTAGTAGATGAAAGACTTACATCAAAGATATTATTTAATCAAGTAAAAGGAAAAGTGAATAGTAAAAAAGTAAAAAATAAAAAAGATCAAAATTCAAGTTCTTTAATTCTTTCAACTTATTTATCTAATCCAAATTCAGGAATAGAATTAATAAATAAAGAAGTATATAAAATAGAACTCAAAGATCAAAACATATTGATATATGATATTGCAATCGAAAATTTATCAACTGAATGCGATCTTTTCATAAATGATCCTTGGATATTTTGGTATTATTTCAATAAAGGGTTTAAAAGCACAAATAAATTAGAAGATATAAAGGTTGAATACAATACAATAGTAAAAAACTCAAATATAGAATTGCTTAATGAATTAAAAGCTAAGTCTATAATTAATTTATAA